In the Anaerostipes caccae L1-92 genome, TGTTCCGTGTCTACACAAGCCCTGATATCATGGGAATTGAGCTCGGAGGAGCATTGAAGAATGTCATTGCCCTGGCTGCCGGCGTCACAGACGGCCTCGGATACGGCGACAATACAAAAGCCGCACTGATGACCAGAGGAATCGCGGAACTTACCAGACTGGGAGCCGCTCTCGGGGGACAGATCGAGACATTTACCGGTCTGACCGGCATCGGTGACCTGATCGTTACCTGTACGAGCGTTCACAGCCGGAACAGGAAAGCCGGACTCCTGATGGGACAGGGATATTCTCCGAAAGAGGCTATGGATGAAGTCAAGATGGTCGTGGAAGGTGTCTATTCCGCCAAAGCGGCTCTCGGACTCGCAAAGCGGAATAATGTCAATGTTCCGATCATTGAGGAAGTAAACAAAGTACTCTTTGAGGAGAAAGATCCGAAAGAGGCAGTGGCAGATCTGCTCTTAAGGGAGCGCAAGAAAGAACATACAAACCTTAAATGGGAAGAAGAATAAGAAAGGACAAAGCTATGGCAGAATTCGCGGAAATGTCAAAGGAAGAATTGGAACAGGCAAAGGAAGCAGCAGACAGGGATTACGAGGAACTGAAGGCCAGGAATTTAAGCCTTGATATGTCAAGGGGAAAGCCTGCGCCGTCGCAGATTGATCACGCCAACGGCATGCTGAAAGAAATGACGGACTATCACACAAAGGCAGGCATGGATGTGAGAAATTACGGCGTTTTGGACGGGATTCCTGAGATGAAGGAACTTTTCAGTGAACTGCTCGATATTCCGGCCGGCCAGCTGATCGTCGGAGGAAATGCAAGCCTTAACTTAATGTTTGACGCAGTGATGCGTTTGTTTGTGTTCGGAACGATGGGAGAGAAACCGTGGGGCCGGCTTGACAAGGTGAAGTTTCTCTGCCCAAGTCCCGGCTATGATCGTCATTTTACCATCTGCGAGACTCTGGGTATCGAAATGATCCCGGTTCCTATGACCAAAGAAGGCCCGGATATGGATATGGTGGAAGAGCTTGTGGGAAGTGATACGTCCATCAAAGGTATCTGGTGCGTTCCCAAGTATTCCAATCCGCAGGGCATCTGTTACAGCGATGAAACAGTAGACCGACTGGCTTCCATGAAGACTGCCGCGAAAGACTTCAAAATATTTTGGGACAATGCCTACGGTGTGCATCCGGTCTTTGAGGATGTGAAAGTTAAGAATATCATCGACGCATGTGAAGAAGCCGGTACAAAGAATCGTCCGTATTATTTCTTCTCTACCTCAAAGATCACCTTCCCGGGAGCCGGTGTCAGCCTGATCGCTTCCAGTGAAGAGAATATAAATGAAATCAAAAAGATCATGGGTGTCCAGACGATCGGATATGACAAAGTCAACCAGCTGCGCCACGTACAGTTCTTTCAAAATGCAGAGGGACTGAGAGCGCATATGCAGGTTTTGGCTGAGTGCATGAGGCCGAAGTTTGAAACGGTTCTCAAATACCTGAACAAAGAGCTTGCAGGAACAGGGCTCGCTGTATGGGAGGAGCCGAAAGGCGGATATTTTGTGTCCGTGGATGTATATCCGGGATGTGCAAAAGAAGTTGTACGCCTGGCAAAAGAGGCGGGAGTTGTACTCACCGGCGCAGGAGCGACTTATCCATACAAGAAGGACCCGAAGGACAGCAATTTAAGGATTGCGCCTACATACCCTACAGTGGAAGAACTGGAACAGGCGATGGAACTGTTCTGTGTCTGTGTAAAGAAGGCAGCGCTGCATAAACTGGTCAGAGAATAGAACATAAGGACTCCGGAGACGAGCATTTAAGCTTGTTCCCCGGAGTCTTTCAGTTTGCGGTAGACAGTGAGCAGCATTGTGACATAGCAGGCGGTTCCTCCGATGAAATTGGAGATGGGCTCTGCGATAAAAACACCGTTGACACCGAGACCGAACAGCATTGGCAGGCAGACGGTCAGGGGAAGAACAATGACGACCTTCCGGAAGATAGAAAAGAAGATAGCCTGTCTGGACCTGTTCAGCGCGATATAGGTGGACTGGCCCGAAAACTGCAGGGACATCATGAAGATTCCAAAGAAATAAAGCTTTAAGGCGGGGACACCTTTTGCTATGATCTCCGGACTGCTGTTGAAAATATGGATAAAAAAGTGCGGTGCAAGAAGCAGGATACCCCATACAATAAAGGTGTAGCCGATGCAGGCAAGAGTCATAAACCGAATGGCTGCCTTGACTCTTTCGTACTGTTCAGCTCCGTAATTATATCCCAGAACCGGCTGGGCGCCGTTGGTAATACCGGTAACCGGCATCGTGATGACTTCCCGGATCGAATTTAAAATCGTCATGACGGTCACATAGAGATCTCCTCCATAGACCTGCAGGGTTGCGTTGCAGGCGATCTGTACGATACTGTTTGTGACCGACATCGTAAAACCGGAAAGACCGAGGGTTACGATCTGCCTGACCAGACGGAACCTTAACCTAAAGTTTTCCTTTTTCAGTTTTAGTATTGTTTTTCTGCCGGCGAGAAAGAGGAGGACCCATACAGAGGAAACAAACTGGGAAATGACGGTTGCGAGAGCCGCTCCCCTGACACCCAGCTGCAGGATAAAGATAAAAACAGGATCTAATATAATATTTAAGACGGCGCCGATTAAAACTGTCAGCATCCCGGTTCTTGCAAAACCCTGAGAGTTTATGAAGCTGTTCATACCAAGGCCGATCATCACAAAAACAGATCCCAGAAGATAGATCGTGATGTAGCTGTCTGCATAGGGAAATGTAGCTTCGCTCGCTCCGAATGCATAAATAATCGGTTTTTTAAAAATGAGGATTACAGCCGTGAGCAGAAGGCCCAGGAGAATCAGAAGGAAAAAAGAATTTCCCATGATCTCCTCGGCCTTTTTTTGATTTCCTTTTCCGCGTTCTATGGAACAAAGAGGAGCACCTCCCATGCCGATCAGATTGGCAAATGCCATGATGATCGTAATAATCGGAAAGGTAATGCCCACACCTCCCAGGGCGAGAGCGGCATCTGTTCCCATTCTTCCGATATAGATACGGTCAACAATACTGTACAGTACGTTGATCAGCTGAGCCAGAGTCATAGGTACAGCAAGGTTTATGATGTTTTTTGTGACGCTTCCTTTTGTAAAATCATTCTTAGTTTTTTCCATACTCGGATACAGCCTCGTTTCTCCAAACAATCTTTGGTAAAAAGTATAGCATGTTTTCCGGATAAATAGAATCTTGAATAAAATAACATTTGGATATATTTATATAAAATATTTACCTATAAAAATAATTGAAAGAGAAATATAAATCACAACACTTGTATACAGAAATGCATAAATACAGGGGGAAAACAAAATATTCTTTTGTTAAAAGTGTCAAATAAATGACATTTGGACATATTCTGCACACAAAATTGGCTAGAAAAAGTATGTCCGAATGTTATAATTTAGATAACATCGATGGAAGAAAAAGAAATGATCAGGAGGTAAGAAAATGGCATTATTTTCAAAAGGGAAAGAAGTGTTTGGATGTCCGATGGACGGTGAAGTGAGACCTTTGGATGAAACACCGGACAGGGCATTCGCAGACGGACTCCTTGGAGATGGGGTGGTTATTTTTCCATCGGGAGATAAAGTGTTTGCACCGTCGGCAGCAAAAGTAAATTTTACATTCCCGACACGCCATGCAGTCGGGCTGGAGACAAAGTCTGGATATGAATATCTAATCCATGTAGGGATTAACACGAATCAGCTGAAAGGAGAGGGATTTCATATATATGTGGAGCCAGGAGATTATGTGAATAAAGGACAGCTTTTGCTGGAATTTGATCAAAAACTATTAAAAGAAAAAAATTTATCAGAAGCAACCCCTATCGTATTTGCCAATGTAGAAAATGACAACATTGAAGTGCTGAAGGCAGGCCGGGTTAAAGCTAATGAAGATCTAATGGTCGTGAAAAAATAGGAGGATGAATAGAATGAAGCTATCAGCGCGTGAAAAATATAGCTATGGAATCGGTGCCCTGGGAAAAGATATGATCTGCGGAGTCATATTTACCTATGCAATGGTCTATTTTACAGATGTACTGAAAATTTCAGCGGCATTTGTAGGGACACTCTTTTTCTTTGCAAAGTTCTGGGATGCGGTAAATGATCTCGGAATGGGAATGGTCGTTGACAATACGAAAACAAGATGGGGAAAATTCAGGCCGTGGCTGGCTGTTGGAACATTGATCAATGCCGTTGTTTTTGCCTGTTTATTTACGGACTGGGGATTATCCGGAACCGCACTTTATGTTTTTGCTGCCGTTATGTATATTTTGTGGGGAATGACTTATACCATTATGGATATCCCATACTGGTCTATGCTCCCCAATCTGACCAGTGACAAATCAGAGCGCGACCGGGTGGCTGTAGTTCCCAGGATCTTCGCATCTGTGGGAGGATCCCTGATCGTCGGAGGATTTGGGCTTCAGATCATGGACTTTTTGGGAAAAGGTGATGCGCAGAAAGGATTTTCTTATTTCGCATACATAATTACGGCTGTATTTATTATCACCATTTACGGTCACAAATGTAAAATCAGCGGATCATGTAAGAGCAGTGAAGGAAGAGAAGACATCCTTTAAGAAATTGCTGCATATCATTTCAAAAAATGATCAGCTTCTTGTAGCCATTGCAGTAATCCTTACATTTAATTTTGCGATGCAGGTTATGACAGGGGTATCTCTATACTACTTCTTATATGTGGCAGGCAGCAAATCAATGTTTTCAATCTTTACGATGTTTGCAGGGATTGCAGAGATCTCCGGCTTGTTTCTGTTTCCATGGATCGCGAAACATCTGAACAGAAACCAGGTTTATCTTTTGGCAAGCCTGATACCGACAATTGGACTGGGGCTGTTATTCGTCATCGGATATCTGGCACCGACGAATTTTGTATTGACAGCCATCGCCGGCTATGGTGTTAAATTCGGTTCCGGGCTTCAGCTTGGGATTGTGACGGTTGTGCTGGCAGATGTTGTCGACTATGGTGAATATAAATTCGGAACAAGAAATGAGTCTGTTACCTTTTCTATCCAAACACTGCTCGTAAAGTTTACTTCGGCTATGGGTGCGCTTCTTACCGGATTTGCACTGAATGCCACGGGGTATATTCCAAATGCAGTACAGACAGCATCAACACAGAACGGTATCCGTTTTGTTATGATCGGTGTCCCGATTGTTTTTGTAGCCCTCAGTTTTATGATCTACAAGACAAAATTTAAACTTCATGGGGCGTATTACGACAAAATCATGAATGTTCTGGCATTGAGAAAAGAGAAACTGGACGAGCGTCTGGCAAACAATTCATAATAATTATAGAAAAGACGGAGGAATCTATATGTCAATTATTTTTCATGAGAGATCTAAAACATTTCATCTATATAATGATAAGATCAGTTATATTTTTAAAATCTTAAGAAACGGTCAGCTTGGTCAGCTTTACTGCGGAGCGGCAATACGGGACAGAGAAGAATATGAGCATTTATTTGAGGCAAGGCAGCGTCCCATGGCGCCGTGTACCTATGAAGGGGATCTGACGTTTTCTATGGAGCATATCAAGCAGGAATATCCGGCTTATGGATCAGGGGATATGAGATATCCGGCTTTTCAGATTCTGCAGAGCAATGGAAGCAGAATCACAGATTTTACATATATATCCCATAAGATCATGGAAGGAAAACCAGAGCTTCCAGGGCTTCCCGCAACCTATACAGAGGATCCGAAAGAGGCACAGACGCTGGAGATTCTTCTTCGGGATGAATTGATCCAGGTGGATCTGCTGTTATCGTATTCCATATTTGCACATTATGGAGCTGTTGCGCGTAGTGTACGGTTTGTGAATCGGGGAACAGAGTCTGTGATCCTGGATCAGGCAATGAGTCTGTGTCTGGATCTTCCGGATTCAGACTACGAAATGATCGAACTGACCGGAGCGTGGTCCAGAGAGAGGCATATAAAGGAGCGCAGACTGTGCCATGGCATCCAGTCCGTGTACAGTATGAGAGGCTGCAGTTCTAATAATTATAATCCGTTTATTGCACTGAAACGGGAAAACACCACAGAACATGACGGAGAAGTTTACGGTTTTTCCTTTGTGTACAGCGGAAACTTTCTTGCGCAGGTGGAAGTGGATACTTATGATGTCTCAAGGGTCACCATGGGAATCAACCCTAACACGTTTACGTGGGAATTAAAACCGGGAGAGAACTTTCAGACACCGGAAGCGGTGATGGTCTACAGCAGTGAGGGCTTAAACGGTATGAGCCAGACTTACCATGAGCTGTATCAGAAACGGCTGGCCAGAGGAGAATGGAGGGATCAAGTCCGTCCGATTCTTGTGAATAACTGGGAAGCCACATACTTTGATTTTGATGAAGATAAAATTCTTCTAATCGCAGATACGGCGAAACGTCTCGGCATCGAATTATTTGTCCTGGATGACGGCTGGTTCGGCAGAAGAGATGACGATACAAGTTCTCTGGGAGACTGGTACCCGGACCTTAACAAACTTCCGGAAGGAATCAAGGGCATTGCGGAAAAAATTGAAAAGAAAGGTTTGAAATTCGGACTTTGGTTTGAACCGGAGATGGTCAACAAAGACAGTGACCTGTATCGGGCTCATCCGGACTGGATGCTTGCGGCTCCGGGCAGAAACAGCTGTCACGGAAGAAATCAGTTTGTCCTGGATTTTTCCAGAAAAGAAGTGGTAGATTATATATACCGGCTCATGGAAAAAGTTTTGCTGGATGCTCCTGTGTCCTATATAAAATGGGATATGAACCGCTGTATGTCAGAGGTGTATTCAGCAGGATGCGGTGCATCGGATCAAGGGAAAGTTACACATAAATATATCCTTGGGGTATATGATCTTTATGAACGGTTGACAAAGAAGTTTCCGCATATCCTGTTTGAATCCTGCGCCAGCGGAGGTGCCAGATTTGATCCCGGAATGATGTATTATGCGCCCCAGTGCTGGACCAGTGATGATACGGATGCAATAGAAAGAATTAAAATCCAATACGGCACCAGTATGGTTTATCCGGTCAGCAGTATGGGAGCTCACGTATCAGCGGTGCCGAATCATCAGGTGCTGAGGAATACTCCGATTGAGACGCGGGCGAATGTTGCCTGTTTCGGGACTTTTGGATATGAACTTGATTTGAATCAGTTGTCAGCAGAGGAACAGGAAAAAATAAAAGAACAGGTGGAATTTATGAAGACATACCGGGAGGTCCTTCAGTTTGGAACCTTCTACCGCCTTCAGAGCCCTTTTAAACACAATACAAGTGCATGGATGTCGGTCTCACAAGACAGACGGACGGCGGTCGTCGGATACTTCCGCACGCTGGAACCGGTGAATTCAGGATATACAAGACTGAAGCTCCGGGGGCTCGATGAAAATTTATGCTATCATGTGACAATCAATGAAACCAGCCACTACGGCGATGAACTAATGAAAGCCGGACTGGTGACTTCGGATGCCTCCAGCGGTGAAAACCGTGAGACATATAACGGAGCCAACGGAGATTACCAGTCTCGCCTATATATCTTAACTGCGGAGGACGAATTGCGAGCGCCTTCCGTACGTTCCTAATGAAGGAAAGACTCCTGCTGTTTACAGTATGGAGCCTTTCCTTTTTATCTATTCAGAATGCTTTTGGTTTTCTGCTTTGTGAGGGTCGAAAGCCCGTATAATATTCGGAACATTCCGGTTTTCTTTGCGGTAGGCCGTGGGACTTAAACCGGTAATTTTTTTTAAATGCCTTGGAAAAGGCAAGCTGATTGGCATAACCGCAGGAGTATGAGATATTCTTAACCGGAAGATCCGTATCTGAAAGAAGTTCTGTGGCTTTGGTAACGCGGAATCTTAAGAGGAACTGCTGGGGTGACATATGAAGGTTTTCCTGGAACATGCTGCAGAGATAACTCCGGTTTAAAGAAACATAATCAGCAATGTCCCTGACGGTAATGACATTCTGGTAATTTTTCTGTATAAATTCAATGGCCTTGCTGATATGTATGTTTTCACTTGTAAAATCAGACTTGTATTTAATATCAGCGGACCGGCTGAAGGAGGCAAAGATCAGAAAGAGTATGCCCTGAATATAAATCTCATTGCTGTAGCTTAAGGTATTATGTCTGAGGATATCTTCAATATAAGATACAAGAAGTTCTTTCTCCTCACAGTGACAGATCAGATGTTCACTGTCCAGACCGCAGCGCTGAAGATAGTCATTGACTTGATTTCCGGAAAAACCGACCCAGAGATAGGTCCAGGGATCTTGTTCGTCTGCCTGGTAAAAGGTTACTTCATCCGGGAGGATCAAGAAAGCGTCTCCCGGCTCAATGGTGTACTGTTTGTCCCCGGCATAGTAATATCCTTTTCCGCTGACACAGTAGTGAAGCAGGTGGTGGCTCCGGACAGCAGGACCGAAGGAATAAAGAGGTGTGCACTCCTGTATGCCGCAGAAAAGGAGATAAAAGTCAGAAAACATTTGGTTCTTGATTTCCAAAAATGAATACATAGTCTCTCCTTTCCCTGTTTTTTACTTTTATTTTATAATACAAAGCGGTAAAACACAACCGGGAAACGGCAGAAAACACTTTGTGTTTCTATATTGATTATGGTAGAATAAATAAAATATTAAAAACACTATGAAAACGAGGAGTGATTCCATGAAATTTACAAAGATGCATGGCTGCGGCAATGATTATGTATACGTGAACTGTTTTGAAGAAACGATAGAAAATCCCAATGAGACGGCAAAGTTTGTCAGTGACCGCCATTTTGGAATCGGGTCAGACGGTATGATCTGTATTCATCCTTCTGACAAAGCGGATTTCCGGATGGCCATGTACAACAGTGACGGTACAGAGGGAGCCATGTGCGGAAACGGAGTCCGCTGTATCGCAAAGTATGTATACGACTATGGATTAACGGACAAAACAACGATCACCATCGAGACCAAAGGCGGGATCAAAGAACTGGACCTTACAGTGGAAGACGGAAAGGTCACATGGGTCAATGTAGACATGGAGGCCCCTGTGCTGGAGGCCGATAAAATACCGGTGATTTATGATGAGGAGAAAAAAGTCATCGACAAGCCTGTCATCGTAGACGGCAGAGAGTACAGGATCACCTGTGTATCTATGGGAAATCCCCATGGAGTCGTGTTTGTAGACTCTGTGGATGATCTTGATATTGAAAAGCTCGGGCCGATGTTTGAACATCACCCGATGTTTCCGGACAGAGTCAACACAGAATTTATCCAGGTGGTCGACGACCATACGATCAGGATGCGTGTTTGGGAGCGCGGAGCAGGGGAGACTCTAGCCTGCGGAACCGGTGCATGTGCAAGTGCCTATGCAAGCTATCTGAATCAGAAGACCGGCAATAAAGTCCTGGTCCACCTTCTGGGAGGAGATCTTCAGATTGAATATGACGAAGAGAAACATACCATCTTCATGAAAGGACCGGCCACAAAAGTATTTGACGGGGAGATTGACCTTTAAAAAGTTTTGGCTTAGGAGGAATCTATGAAATTATCAAAATTATTAGAACGCTCAGAATACACTCTCGTACAGGGCACGGAAGATACAGAGATTTCGACTCTCGTATATGACTCAAGAAAAGTGGAGGAGAACAGTGTTTTTGTCTGCATTTCCGGGGCAGCCTTTGACGGACATAAGTTTATTGGGCAGGTAATCGAAAAGGGTGCCAAAGTTATCGTTGTACAACAGGATGTGGAAGCTCCGAAGGGCGTAACGGTGATCCGTTTTGACGACACGAGAAAGGCGCTTGCAGAGATGTCCGCAGCTTACTTCGGATATCCGGCAGAGGAACTGATGACCATTGGGATAACCGGAACCAAAGGCAAGACAACGATCACTTACATGATCCAGTCGGTGCTTGAGCACGCGGGGCAGAAGACCGGGCTGATCGGAACCATTGAGACTGTCATCGGGGATGAAAGAATCCCTTCGGTCAATACGACGCCGGAATCTTACGTGATTCAGGAATCTTTCCGGAAGATGGCGGATGCGGGATGCAAAAATGTCGTCATGGAAGTTTCTTCACAGGGACTGATGCTCCACAGGGTGAGCGGCTTTACCTTTGACTATGGTATTTTTACGAATCTGGCCGAAGACCATATCGGAGAAAATGAACACAAGGATATGGATGACTATATCCGCTGCAAGTCTCTTTTGTTTCAGCAGTGCAGGCAGGGCATTGTAAACGGGGATGATGACTATGTAGAAAGAATCATCAAGGGGCATACATGTTCTTTAGAGACCTTTGGCATGAAGCCGGGCAGCGATGTGTATGCCGACCATATAGAGCGTATCCAGGAACCCGGTTATCTTGGCGTTTCTTACGATTTAAAAGGAAAAGAAGAGTATAACGTTCATGTGGACATTCCAGGAGACTTTACGGTCTATAATTCGCTGGCAGCCATTTCATTGTGCCGCCATATGGGAATTCAAAAGAAAGATGTTCTGGACGCACTGAATACGATTCAGGTAAAAGGCCGTTTAGAGATCATAAAAACACCGGGCGAATACACCCTGATGATTGATTACGCCCACAATGCCATGAGTCTCGAAAGCCTGCTCACGACGATACGGAAGTATGATCCGAAAAAGATCTACTGTCTGTTCGGCTGCGGAGGCAACAGGGCCAAAGCCAGACGGTATGAGATGGGCGAGGTATCTTCAAAACTTGCGGATCTTACGGTGGTGACATCAGACAATCCGAGAAATGAAGAACCGATGGACATTATCAATGATATTTTGGTGGGAGTC is a window encoding:
- a CDS encoding aminotransferase class I/II-fold pyridoxal phosphate-dependent enzyme, which gives rise to MAEFAEMSKEELEQAKEAADRDYEELKARNLSLDMSRGKPAPSQIDHANGMLKEMTDYHTKAGMDVRNYGVLDGIPEMKELFSELLDIPAGQLIVGGNASLNLMFDAVMRLFVFGTMGEKPWGRLDKVKFLCPSPGYDRHFTICETLGIEMIPVPMTKEGPDMDMVEELVGSDTSIKGIWCVPKYSNPQGICYSDETVDRLASMKTAAKDFKIFWDNAYGVHPVFEDVKVKNIIDACEEAGTKNRPYYFFSTSKITFPGAGVSLIASSEENINEIKKIMGVQTIGYDKVNQLRHVQFFQNAEGLRAHMQVLAECMRPKFETVLKYLNKELAGTGLAVWEEPKGGYFVSVDVYPGCAKEVVRLAKEAGVVLTGAGATYPYKKDPKDSNLRIAPTYPTVEELEQAMELFCVCVKKAALHKLVRE
- a CDS encoding MATE family efflux transporter, whose product is MEKTKNDFTKGSVTKNIINLAVPMTLAQLINVLYSIVDRIYIGRMGTDAALALGGVGITFPIITIIMAFANLIGMGGAPLCSIERGKGNQKKAEEIMGNSFFLLILLGLLLTAVILIFKKPIIYAFGASEATFPYADSYITIYLLGSVFVMIGLGMNSFINSQGFARTGMLTVLIGAVLNIILDPVFIFILQLGVRGAALATVISQFVSSVWVLLFLAGRKTILKLKKENFRLRFRLVRQIVTLGLSGFTMSVTNSIVQIACNATLQVYGGDLYVTVMTILNSIREVITMPVTGITNGAQPVLGYNYGAEQYERVKAAIRFMTLACIGYTFIVWGILLLAPHFFIHIFNSSPEIIAKGVPALKLYFFGIFMMSLQFSGQSTYIALNRSRQAIFFSIFRKVVIVLPLTVCLPMLFGLGVNGVFIAEPISNFIGGTACYVTMLLTVYRKLKDSGEQA
- a CDS encoding PTS sugar transporter subunit IIA; protein product: MALFSKGKEVFGCPMDGEVRPLDETPDRAFADGLLGDGVVIFPSGDKVFAPSAAKVNFTFPTRHAVGLETKSGYEYLIHVGINTNQLKGEGFHIYVEPGDYVNKGQLLLEFDQKLLKEKNLSEATPIVFANVENDNIEVLKAGRVKANEDLMVVKK
- a CDS encoding UDP-N-acetylmuramoyl-L-alanyl-D-glutamate--2,6-diaminopimelate ligase, with protein sequence MKLSKLLERSEYTLVQGTEDTEISTLVYDSRKVEENSVFVCISGAAFDGHKFIGQVIEKGAKVIVVQQDVEAPKGVTVIRFDDTRKALAEMSAAYFGYPAEELMTIGITGTKGKTTITYMIQSVLEHAGQKTGLIGTIETVIGDERIPSVNTTPESYVIQESFRKMADAGCKNVVMEVSSQGLMLHRVSGFTFDYGIFTNLAEDHIGENEHKDMDDYIRCKSLLFQQCRQGIVNGDDDYVERIIKGHTCSLETFGMKPGSDVYADHIERIQEPGYLGVSYDLKGKEEYNVHVDIPGDFTVYNSLAAISLCRHMGIQKKDVLDALNTIQVKGRLEIIKTPGEYTLMIDYAHNAMSLESLLTTIRKYDPKKIYCLFGCGGNRAKARRYEMGEVSSKLADLTVVTSDNPRNEEPMDIINDILVGVHKGPGEYVTIPDRKEAIRYCMEHAGKGDIVILAGKGHEDYQEIRGVKHHMDERDLIREIIAESI
- a CDS encoding AraC family transcriptional regulator; the encoded protein is MYSFLEIKNQMFSDFYLLFCGIQECTPLYSFGPAVRSHHLLHYCVSGKGYYYAGDKQYTIEPGDAFLILPDEVTFYQADEQDPWTYLWVGFSGNQVNDYLQRCGLDSEHLICHCEEKELLVSYIEDILRHNTLSYSNEIYIQGILFLIFASFSRSADIKYKSDFTSENIHISKAIEFIQKNYQNVITVRDIADYVSLNRSYLCSMFQENLHMSPQQFLLRFRVTKATELLSDTDLPVKNISYSCGYANQLAFSKAFKKNYRFKSHGLPQRKPECSEYYTGFRPSQSRKPKAF
- a CDS encoding NAD(P)H-dependent glycerol-3-phosphate dehydrogenase, with amino-acid sequence MKKVSVIGAGSWGSALAVLLANNGHEVTLWSHDSKEIEMLQKEREQKDKLPGVKLPENIKVSADLEETLTGRDVIVMAVPSPVVRSMATRMAPFIKEGQVIVNVAKGIEDETYKTLTEIIEEEIPGAVVCVLSGPSHAEEVGRKLPTTCVVGAKKESVAVMLQDLFMNEVFRVYTSPDIMGIELGGALKNVIALAAGVTDGLGYGDNTKAALMTRGIAELTRLGAALGGQIETFTGLTGIGDLIVTCTSVHSRNRKAGLLMGQGYSPKEAMDEVKMVVEGVYSAKAALGLAKRNNVNVPIIEEVNKVLFEEKDPKEAVADLLLRERKKEHTNLKWEEE
- the dapF gene encoding diaminopimelate epimerase, with amino-acid sequence MKFTKMHGCGNDYVYVNCFEETIENPNETAKFVSDRHFGIGSDGMICIHPSDKADFRMAMYNSDGTEGAMCGNGVRCIAKYVYDYGLTDKTTITIETKGGIKELDLTVEDGKVTWVNVDMEAPVLEADKIPVIYDEEKKVIDKPVIVDGREYRITCVSMGNPHGVVFVDSVDDLDIEKLGPMFEHHPMFPDRVNTEFIQVVDDHTIRMRVWERGAGETLACGTGACASAYASYLNQKTGNKVLVHLLGGDLQIEYDEEKHTIFMKGPATKVFDGEIDL
- a CDS encoding alpha-galactosidase; the protein is MSIIFHERSKTFHLYNDKISYIFKILRNGQLGQLYCGAAIRDREEYEHLFEARQRPMAPCTYEGDLTFSMEHIKQEYPAYGSGDMRYPAFQILQSNGSRITDFTYISHKIMEGKPELPGLPATYTEDPKEAQTLEILLRDELIQVDLLLSYSIFAHYGAVARSVRFVNRGTESVILDQAMSLCLDLPDSDYEMIELTGAWSRERHIKERRLCHGIQSVYSMRGCSSNNYNPFIALKRENTTEHDGEVYGFSFVYSGNFLAQVEVDTYDVSRVTMGINPNTFTWELKPGENFQTPEAVMVYSSEGLNGMSQTYHELYQKRLARGEWRDQVRPILVNNWEATYFDFDEDKILLIADTAKRLGIELFVLDDGWFGRRDDDTSSLGDWYPDLNKLPEGIKGIAEKIEKKGLKFGLWFEPEMVNKDSDLYRAHPDWMLAAPGRNSCHGRNQFVLDFSRKEVVDYIYRLMEKVLLDAPVSYIKWDMNRCMSEVYSAGCGASDQGKVTHKYILGVYDLYERLTKKFPHILFESCASGGARFDPGMMYYAPQCWTSDDTDAIERIKIQYGTSMVYPVSSMGAHVSAVPNHQVLRNTPIETRANVACFGTFGYELDLNQLSAEEQEKIKEQVEFMKTYREVLQFGTFYRLQSPFKHNTSAWMSVSQDRRTAVVGYFRTLEPVNSGYTRLKLRGLDENLCYHVTINETSHYGDELMKAGLVTSDASSGENRETYNGANGDYQSRLYILTAEDELRAPSVRS